The Apium graveolens cultivar Ventura chromosome 10, ASM990537v1, whole genome shotgun sequence nucleotide sequence GAGTTCAGTTAGAAACCAAATCCCTATTTCTTTCTCTCTGTGATcttctatattttttttattcttttttttcaaTAACTGCAGTTAGAAACTatcaaaatataaaaattatgGTGAACTAGGGATGCATGCCGGTTACTTTTAGAACCTTATTTTTCCAACTTTCctaaaatttaacaaaaatacAAAATTTTACAGTAAAACATTTTTCACGAAAAAAATTTCGGACCCCCCTAAATTTTTTTTCTGTGTCCGTAAATATATGTCCATCTTCTCTCAGAGTTTTAAGGTGGGTTCATTAGAATACCTGTCAAAATGGGGCCAATTGCGCCCAAATACTCGCCCTTCATTTAAAATATTCATCacatgtgtgtatatatatatattcaatgCATAtctccaatatatatatattcggGTTATGATTGACAGtgaataaaatatattataaaattatatttttttataaaaattttaaaaataaaatatgtatgTCTAGAATATGCATTCGATAAAACTTTTGAACTAAACGTACTGCACATCAATATTTTGGACAATTTAAAAGTTGTATATTTAATTTTGGAcattttttcaaaattatttcagCCTACTTATCTGTATAACTGCTCAAACACGGAGAATCTATTTTTTGAACCCTTAGAAAAAGGTGATTATGTTCCTAAAGTTGGTTAAATATGTGTATAATACCAAGGTCAAAGATAACAAAAACactaaaacaagaaaatgcatcaTTTTTACTTTTCTCCACGCGGTAAATACATACATAAGGTTGTGTTTAGTTAAGCCGGTAGTAATATCCAAGTCAAATATGTATCCGAAACTTCTTATTAATTTCTGAAGAGACACAATTGCGAACTAAGTCTCCGTTTTTCcgttaaaataaataaatataattagtGGGCATCATTATAAAATTAATCACGCAATTGAGGGGTAGAGGCTACGCTTCAACCACTTATAATAATGAAATTATCTAGTATATATGAAAGTCTATACAAGCAAGTTAATTAGATATGTGTTTGAAAATTAGTAGAGCTTTTTCCTTTGACCATATCAAAACATGTATACTCAAATCTCacagatttacaatatataaATAGGGTTCTCTTGGCCTTCCATTCCATCATATCATAGTCCAATCTCTTCTACAACTTCTTATAAAATGGCACGTTTTGTGTTCTTGTTAGCAATCATTTGTGTTCTTTTGGCTTCCTCTGTTGCCTCAGCTGAAATTGTGGAGCATACATTCCAAGTAAGTTTTATACACATGCACTATGCATATAATCCTTCCGTGTCATAATATCCAAATTTTATATACAGTATTTACTTATTTTTTGTGGTTATTATCATTTCTCTTGGTACGTGAATTTTTTTTCTATTTGTTACTTCGGCTTTAATCACTACTCACAAAATTGCACATTTCTAACTATCAATTTTGATCAAACTAGATTACTTGTAACATTTCCATATACTGAATGTCACTTAAGATAAactttaaactatttaaattAATTCCTTTCAAACAAAtctattttaattaattaaaactATTATGTGATGAGTGGTATGTTACATGAGTTATTTATGTTGctaaattatttatttgtatTATTATCCAGGTAAAGAATCTGACAGTAGAGCAATTATGCAAAAGGCAAGTTATCACGGCCGTGAACGGAAGCCTTCCGGGTCCCACAATCCGAGTTAACGAAGGCGACACCCTTGTTGTTCATCTCCTCAATGAATCTCCTTACAATATGACAATTCACTGGTACAATTTTAAATAACGAATCTGTAACGAGGTTATTCATTTATCGAAGTTTAACTATATGTTCATAAGTGATATTTTGTAATTTTCGATTACATGAAAATAATGCAGGCATGGAATTTTCCAGTTGTTAAGTGGGTGGGCTGATGGACCTGAACAAGCAACTCAATGTCCGGTTCGTCCAGGGCATAGCTATACTTATAGATTTAACGTGACTGGCCAGGAAGGTACCTTGTGGTGGCATTCTCATGTTCAATGGCACCGTGCCACTGTTTACGGTGCTCTCGTCATCCGCCCTCGAAAAGGAACAACTTATCCTTTCCCTAAACCTTACCGAGAAGTTCCCATTATGATAGGTAATGGAGTCAACACATGTACAATTTTCTTCATTTTATAAATGTTTTTATACGAAAATCCAAGTACTAAGGAGGTACAAATTTGCAGGAGAATGGTGGAATGGAAATGTGGTTGATGTGGAGAATGAAGGTTTAGCCAGCGGTGCTGCACCTAATAATTCTGATGCTTATACCATTAATGGCCGCCCTGGCGATCTCTATCCATGCTCTTCAAATAGTACGTCGTACTTGCATTCAAATATATTGGTTTCCTCGTAACATCGATTATAGAAATTTAAATACTTAAGTCAGGCCTCATCCGTCAACTTCAACATATATAGTAGGTTAAAGTCAAGGAAAATGTTTGGTACTGCACAAAATTAGATACAAAAATTTGTACAAAATAACATATGTTAGCTTCTAATTGGAATGACCCCCTATCCATATTAACAACTCCAATTGAAAGATCACACATCAAATATCACGTCATTTTGTGCAATTTTTTGTACAAAATTTTGTGCACCTAGCACTACTCCTCAAGAAAAATGCAATAAAATGCTTCTTTTAATTTGTTCAATCATTACCTTAATTTTGCTCAAGGTTATAAATTTGGGAAATGGGTTGTACTAGGTCGTGTCTCCAAGATCCGAGTAATTTAGTAGATTTTAGAATGCCCCTATCACCGGGCCAAATATTCGTTTAAATTTGAATCAATTCACCTTCCGTTTTCGAGTAAACTCTGAGTGAACCGATTTTTAGAACATTGCTTGCTTAGTTACTTTGAAAATATTACATGCTGATTTATATTTGATTTCCTTGTGCAGAAACATTTAAACTCGAAGTCATACAAGGAAAAACCTATCTTCTAAGAATTATCAACGCTGCACTCAACAACCAACACTTTTTCAAGATAGCCAATCACCAAATGAAAGTCGTTGCAGTGGATGCAGCTTACACAGACCCCTATGTCACCGATGTAGTCGTCCTCGGCCCCGGCCAAACCGTGGATGTCTTGTTAACGGCCGATCAGTCACCTTCACTTTATTACATGGCAGCACACCCCTATGTAACTGTTGCAGGTGTGCCATTTGACAATACAACAGCCACTGGAATAATTTCCTACGAGGGAGCTACATCATCAAAGCCCATAATGCCCGTCTTACCGGCCTTCAACGACACGAATACAGTCCATAAGTTCTATACCAATTTAACTGGGCTTGTTAGTGGCCCTTTCTGGCTACCTCCACCACTTGAAGTTGATTACAAAATGTTTGTTACTTTCGGTTTGGGCTTGGTTCCGTGCGGCTCGAATACAACTTGTGGAGGCCCAAATGGACTAAGATTTGCAGCTAGTATGAACAATGAATCTTTCGAGTTCCCTACTAAGTTGTCAATGTTAGAAGCTTTCTTCAACAATGTTGATGGAATCTACACTACTGATTTCCCCAGTCAACCACCTTTCGTATTCGATTACACGAATGCAAGCAACAGTTTCAACCCGAACCTTCTAATCACGACGAAGTCAACTAAGGTGACGAAATTGAAGTTTAATTCGACGGTTGAGATTGTGTTGCAGAACACAGCTTTGATTAGTATCGAAAATCACCCTATTCATTTGCATGGATTCAACTTCTACGTGTTGGCTCAAGGTTTTGGCAACTATGATTCTGTCAATGACTCTAAAAAATTTAACTTGGTGAATCCTCAAGAACGAAACACCATTGCAGTACCCGTTGGTGGCTGGGCTGTTATCCGATTCCGTGCTAATAATCCAGGTGCGTGTAATATTTTTGTTTTAAACATGCACAGGGCCGGCTTTAGGGAGCCTTAGTCAAAATTAGTTATTACTACCTATTACATATTCTACAAATTTCTCGAACAAACACGACCCACTAATCTCAGACTCAACTATAGTGTTAGGAAGTATGCACGCACATGATTCAATTTCAAACACTCCAGATCTTATCCACTAGACTACACTGTTAGGAAGTACGTACGCACATGTGATTCCAAAACTAGCTAGTTACTTCGATAATTTTTTACTTAACTCTGTATTTTAATCCTAATTGCAAAATACAGGAGTATGGTTGATGCATTGTCACTTAGATGTCCACATGCCGTGGGGGTTTGCGACAGCTTTCGTGGTTGAGAACGGTCCAACACCGTCATCGACGTTACCTCCGCCGCCAGCTGATCTACCAAAATGTTAGATTTAATTAATTGCTTCTACTCCAAGGCACTGTGTGGTGCACCAATTGTTTGTCTTCTCAGATTTGTTGCCGTCCCGAAACCATTGTAAATTTTTTGTTCGTTGTAAAGATATGTAATTGCCAAGTATACTTAATCAATAACCATACAATAATGTTTTGTATTCTTTCATTTTGTTGTTGTACCAgctacaatatatatatatatatatatattattttgaatGGAATTTATGTATATCATGGATTTGATTCATGTAAATACATATGTAGCTCCAGTAAAGAGGGTTAAAATAATTATAAGCTAAATTttgattattattttaataatataaaatgttTTCAGAAGTAACAAGAATAAACCTTCGAGTTTCAAGACTTTTGAGTTTATGGTATTTTGAGTTCATGACTTTTAACTTTTCATGTAACTAGGGAGTTacatattaaataatattttagtAGGTTCTATGAAAACCTATAAATATGACATTTTTTCGAGctttgtaatcatcaagttttATATAATCATTTTGAGTAAATACAAGTGTGAATTTATATATCTTTTGTGTGAGTTAGTTGTGTGGATTATTGagaacaatttttttttctttttaatctCCGACTCTTTTATACTTAAGTTCCTACAAAGTGGTATGAAGAGCAAGGTTAAGTGATGTCTTCCAACAACAATATGTTGTAACCTCAACTTTCACCTTTGACGGAAAAGAATTACAATTAATGGAGTATCCAAATGAAGGTCTTATATGGATCTCAAGATCTTTGGGAGATAGTTGAAAATGGTTATGAAGAATCGGTGAATCAAGTCATTCTCTCACCGCAACAACTGAACACTTTAAAGGAGAACCGAAAGAAGGACAAGAAGGCCCTCTACTTTATTTAAGCGGTGGATAAAGTAATTTTTGAGAGAATTTCAACGGCATCAATATTAAAGGCGGCATGGGACATCCTCAACAAGGCCTACAAAGGTGAAGAAAAAAGTAAAAATGGTGAGATTTCAAGCTCTAAGAGGTGAGTTTGATTTACTAAAGATGAAAGAAAGTGAAACGATGGAGGAATTTTATAATCGAACAATTTTAATTGTTAATCAACTTCGTGTTAATGGAGAAGATATTTCGAATAAAGGAGTCATGGAAAAAAATCGTAGTATGACTCGAAAATATGAGCATGTTGTTGTGGCCATAGAAGAATCAAAAGATTTGAATACTTTCTCTCTTGAAAAATTATTGGGCTCACTACAATCTCACGAACTCCGCATCAAGTAATTTGACTCCTCTCCTCCCGAGCAAGTTTCTCAAGTTAAAGACACTAGTTGTAGTGGTTTTAGTGGAAGATGTGGAAGAGGATCATTTCGTGGTCGAGGACAAGGAAGAAGAAAGGTGCAAAGTGAAAATTTTAAATCTTATcaaagaggaagaggaagagctCGTGGAGGTTTCAATGGTTTTAATTTTCAATGCCATTATTGTCATAAAATTGGGCATATGAAAAAAGATTTTTATACAAGAATTAATGATGAAAAAAATTCTAATTTTCTATATGAGGATGTTGATGAGAAAGATGAAATTATGCTTCTTGTTAGCAATGTTCAAGAAGAGTCACTTGATGAAATTTGCTATATCGATAGTGGTTGTAGCAACCACATGACCGGAAATAAAAATTGATTTGTGAATTTTGATGAAAGTGTCCAACGTGAAGTCAAGACGGTTAACAACAATATGCTCGTCGTCAAAGGGTGTGGAGATGTTCCAATCCAAATAAAGTAAGGTAAAAACTATATATCTAGTATTTATTATGTTCCCGGTCTTAAGCATAATCTTTTAAGTATTGGGCAACTTTTAAGAAAGGGACATCATGTGAATTTTAAAGATGATTTTTGTGAGATGAAAGACAAAAATGGCCTTCTTGTTGTAAGAGTCAATACGACATTAACtaaaatattttaattgaaaATCCAAAATGAGTCTCTTTCATGCTTTTCTAATATTGTGAATGACAAGTCTTGGCTTCGACATCTTCGATATAATCACTTGAGTTTTAGCACTTTATCCAAGATTTGTAAAGGTTATATGGTGAGAGGCATCCCAAATATTCAAAGATAAGATCAAGTTTGTGAAGATTGTATTTTTGGAAAGTATCATCGAGATCCCTTTCCAAAAAACAAGGCATGGGGAGCTAAAAACTATTGGTATTAGTACATTCGGATTTGTGTGGACCCATGCACACAAACTCTGTTGGAGGTAGCCATTATTTCCTCACTTTTATTGATTATTATAGTCGCAAGATGTGGATTTATTTTCTCAAAGAAAAATCTCAAGTATTTGAAGTTTTTAAAGATTTTAAAGCATATGTGGAGAAAGAAAGTGGTCGTTCTTTAAAGACACTACGATCCGATCGTGGTGGTAAATATATGTCCGAAgaatttgaaaattcttttaagAAGCATGGAATTCGCCATCAACTAACGGTTCGTTCAacccctcaacaaaatggggtagccGAGAGGAAGAACCAAATAATTATAGAGCTTGTTCGATGTATGTTGAAAATAAAAAGATTGTCTAAGATGTTTTGGGCCGAAGCGGTGGCATGTGCTTGTTATGTTCTTAATCGCGCACCTACTAAAAGTGTACAAGGAAAGACTCCACAAGAAGCCATGTGTCTCTCACTTCTGAATTTTTGGAAGCATTTGTTACTCTCATGTGCCCGAAGAAAAGAGAGGCAAACTTGATGACAAA carries:
- the LOC141692684 gene encoding laccase-7, with amino-acid sequence MARFVFLLAIICVLLASSVASAEIVEHTFQVKNLTVEQLCKRQVITAVNGSLPGPTIRVNEGDTLVVHLLNESPYNMTIHWHGIFQLLSGWADGPEQATQCPVRPGHSYTYRFNVTGQEGTLWWHSHVQWHRATVYGALVIRPRKGTTYPFPKPYREVPIMIGEWWNGNVVDVENEGLASGAAPNNSDAYTINGRPGDLYPCSSNKTFKLEVIQGKTYLLRIINAALNNQHFFKIANHQMKVVAVDAAYTDPYVTDVVVLGPGQTVDVLLTADQSPSLYYMAAHPYVTVAGVPFDNTTATGIISYEGATSSKPIMPVLPAFNDTNTVHKFYTNLTGLVSGPFWLPPPLEVDYKMFVTFGLGLVPCGSNTTCGGPNGLRFAASMNNESFEFPTKLSMLEAFFNNVDGIYTTDFPSQPPFVFDYTNASNSFNPNLLITTKSTKVTKLKFNSTVEIVLQNTALISIENHPIHLHGFNFYVLAQGFGNYDSVNDSKKFNLVNPQERNTIAVPVGGWAVIRFRANNPGVWLMHCHLDVHMPWGFATAFVVENGPTPSSTLPPPPADLPKC